GACCAGGATCGGGGCCCGCACGCCGACGCCGCCGTCGAGCAGCTCCAGCGTGGCGGCGTCCGCCCAGTGGAGGTCGTCCAGGACGACGGCGACCGGCTGGTCGGCGGCGGCCGCCGCGAGCCAGTTCCACACGGCCTGCCGCAGCCGGAACCGCCCGGCCGCCGCGTCACCGTCCACCGGCGCGGAGTCGGAGAGCAGCGGCGCCAGGTCGGCCGCGAACTCCCCCGGAGGAACGCTCACGGCCACCTTCCGCAGCGCCTCGACCCACGCCCACGCGGGCGGCGCGCCGTCCACCTCGGGACAGCGCCCGGCGGCCACGAGCCACCTGGCCTGTCCGAGTCGCCCGCCGAGATGCTCCAGCAGCGTCGACTTGCCGAGCCCCGCCTCGCCGGTGACGAGTGCGACACGCGACCCGTCGGCGGCGGCCTCCCCGGCGGCCGCCATCAGCGCCGCGAGCTCGCCCTCCCGCCCCACGAACGTCGTCGCGCCGGGCCCGTTGTCCGCGGGCGGCGCGGTTGCCCGGGGCCGGGGCGCGTCCGCGGGGGGCGGAGGGACGGCCGCACGCAGGACGTCCGTGCGCTGGGCGAGGATCGCCTCTTCCAGAGCCACCAGGTCCGGGCCGGGGTCGAGGCCCAGCTCGTCGGCGAAGGTGGCGCGGGCGCGGCGGAGCGCGGCCAGCGCGTCGGCCTGGCGGCCGCTGCTCCACAGCGCGAGGGCGTGCATGCGCCAGCCCTCCTCGCGCAGGGGATCGTCGCGGGTGAGGCCCTCCGCCTCGGGTACCACCGCCGCGGGGTCGCCGAGCCGCAGTCCCGCCGCGATGTGCCGTTCGCGGGCGACCAGGCGCAGCTCGTTCAACCGGGCGGTCTCGGCCGCGGCCCACGGCTCGTCGGCGACCTCGGCGAACGCGGGCCCGCGCCACAGCGCCAGCGCCTCGTCCAGCCGGGCGCGGGCGGCACGGGGATCGGCGAGCGTACGGGCCTCGTCGAGCAGCTCCTCGAAGCGCCACGCGTCCACCGCCGCCGGCGGCAACCGCAGTGCGTAGCCTGGCGACGCGCTCACCAGCAGGCGGGCCGGGGCCCGCGGCGGGCGGCCGGGTTCCAGCAGGCGGCGCAGGTTCGACACGTACGCCTGCAACGACGCCAGGGCGCGCGACGGCGGTTCGCCGCGCCAGAGATCCTCGACCATCCGGTCGACCGACACGACCTGCCCGCGCGCCGCCACCAGCAGGGCCAGCACGCCGCGCTGCCGCGGTCCGCCGAGGGGAACGGGTTCGCCGCCGGCCTCGGCCGCGAACGAGCCCAACACCCGGATCAACACCATGACGTGACACATCGTACGCGCGGCCACCTCACGCGCGCCTTCCAAGTCGACTCCAAATGCCCTCCAAACCCCGCGAGCAGGCTTGAGCACATCGAACCGATGAAGGGCAGGAACAGATGAGCGTCAACACCCAGGACATGGAGATCGTCCACCGCGCCCTCCGCCGCGAGTCGCGGCTGCTGACGGAGCTCGTCGCGGCGGTCGCCCCCGGCGACACCGCTCGCGCCAAGGTGATCGCCGGCCACTTCCGCGTCTACCAGGTGGGGCTGAAGAACCACCACGAGGGCGAGGACGAGCTGCTGTGGCCGCCGCTCCTGTCCCGGGTCGATCTGGAGGCGGACATCGTCCTGCGCATGGAGGCCCAGCACGAGCGCATCGCGGCCACGCTGACCAGGCTGGACACCGCGGTCCCCGTCTGGGAGGCCACCGCCGGAGCCGACGAGCGCGACACCCTCGTGGCCGCCCTCGCCGAGCACCGCGCGGTCCTGCTCGAACACCTCGACGACGAGGAGTCCGCTCTTCTTCCGCTCGCGGCCGAGTACATCACCGAAAGGGAATGGGCCTCCTTGGGCGACCACTTGGTGGCCAACACCCCCAAACTCACCCTGCTCACCCTCTTCGGCCTCGTCCTGGAGGACGCGAACCCGGCCGAGCGCGCCACGCTCCTGTCCGGCCTCCCCGCACCGGTACGCGGCGTCTGGCACGTCATCGGCCGCCCCCGCTACGCCCGCCACATCCGCCGCGTCCGCGCGGCCTGACCCTGCCACTCCCGGCACGAACGCGAACATGACCTGACCTGACCTCGTAAGGGAGACAACCATGTCGCTCAAGACCGTCAACACCGCCCTGACCACCGCCGGCATCCTCTTCATCCTCTACTTCGGGACGTCCTTCGTCCTGACTCCCGAGACCGTCGCGCCGGGCTTCGGCCTGCCGGGCTGGCCCTCCGGCGACGGCGACGGCTTCCTGATCCTGAAGGGCATCCGCGACATCGCGGGCGGCCTGGTCCTGGGCGTCCTGCTGCTGACCGGTCACCGCCGCGCCTTGGGCTGGGTCCTGCTGGTCGAGGCCCTCATCCCGTTCGGCGACATGACCAACGTGCTCGCCCACGACGGCTCCGCCGCCGCCGCGTTCGGCGTCCACGGCCTGACCGCGGTGCTGATGGTCGTCACCGGCCTGCTGACCCTGCGCGAGACCCGCGAGGCCACTACCGCCCCGCCGTCCGCCCCGGTCCCCGCCGTGCGTTGAGCGTGGGAAGCGTGCGGTTACGCCGCTCCGCCCTCCAAGCCGAGCGTCGTGAGGTCGACATCGAGATGCGGCTCGTACGCCTCCGGGGCCAGGCCGAACTCGTGGGTGGAGTACTCGCCGAACCGCGTGATCCAGAAGAGTGGGCTGAGCGCGCGCCGGTCGGCGTCGGTGAGCCGCTCAGTCCGGGCCGGGTCCTTGAGAAGCGACTGGACCGGGATGGCGTTGACGAGCCCTTGAGCGGTGGACGGCGACGCACGTCGCCGGTGACCCACATGTTCGCCTCCGGGCGCGGGACGGCTCGCGGAGCGGGCTCAGGTGAAGGCCGTCGCACGGCGGATCCCGGCCGGCCCTGGCGTACGTCGTCACTCGCCGCGGTGGTCGCCGACGCACCAGGCGCTGTTTCCCGGTGCTCGGCTTTGGCCGTCCGAAGAGGGGCGAGACACGTCCGTGATCAAGATTGGGAAGGATTGCCCCTTTCTGTCCCGGACGATCAAGGAACCCCTATGAAGCGAATGATCGCGAGCATCTCCGCGGCCACGGCCGTCGCGCTCATGACCGGGGCACCGGCCCAGGCCGCCCCCGCCGACCCGGTCAAGGCGTTGAAGAGCCAGTTCGTCCCGGGCAAGGGGGTGAAGTTCGCCGACCTGACCACCATGATCGAAGATGGCGAGGGCAAGCCTTACCTGCGGCGCGCCGGTTCCTTCCAGTTCGGCAGGGGCGGGATCGTCGCCTCCGACATCAGCTCGAAGAGCTCCGGCGCGGCCGACGAGGGCTCCACCTTGTCCGTCTCCGGGCGGACGATCCGGGTCGGCACCACGAGCTACTCCCAGGGCGGCACCTACCGCGACCAGATGCCACGAGGCAAGAGCTGGTACAAGGACCCGGACGGCATGACGGGCGGCGTGGACGGCTGGTTCAGCCAGCTGGTGAACGTCGCGGAGCCGGCGACCCTGGCGAGTTTGCTCAAGGGGGCCAAGAAGACCCGTACCACCTACAGCGGTACCACCACCTTCGGCAGGCTCGCCAAGGTCTCGCCCTGGTTCCGCGCCACATTGCCGCTGCGGTCGAGCGACAAGACCGTGGTGACGTTCAAGCTCACCGTGGACAGAAACCGCCTGCCGCAGCGCCTGACCACATCCTTCCCCGTCACCGGCATCTTCGACAGCACCGGGTGGGAGGGCAAGACGATCAGCGTCGAGACCCGCTTCACCGGCTGGGGCACCAAGGTCTCCATCAAGGCGCCGCCCGCGAACAAGGTGACGACCAAGCTTGAGGACAGGGACGGGGTGTGACAGCGGCCGGCGGCCTGACGGTGACGCTGTCGCGTCGTCGGAGGGCTTGGGGGTATGAGCTGCGTAGGTAGGCGCACAGCACGTCGACGCAGGTCTGGCGGAGCTGACGAGTGGAGGCGTCATCGGCCGGCCCGGCCAGGGCGTGGACTCCGCCGAGCCGGATGGCCGGGGCGGGATCGCCGAGTTGGGCGACTGCGGCGGTGAAGCGGTCGGTGAGCCGGCCACGTTCGGTCAGCTCGTGGGTGCGCTGCTGACCTTGCTCGCTCAACGCGAAGGTGCGGCGCGCGGTGGCAGTGTTGCGTGCGGTGTAGTACGCCGCCACCAGCGCGATCAGCCCGGTGGCGATCGCCGGCGCCCGCCCGCGCACCGCATGACCGCCGGCTTGAGCGGCGTTCAGTCGGAGGTCGGCTGGTAGGCGAGGACCGTGACACCGGAGGTGAAAGTGGTGGTGTCGGCGAGTTTCATGCCGGTGACGCTTTCGGGGCGGAACAGCGGCTCGCCCTGGCCCTTGAGGACGGGGTAGATCCAGATCCGGTACTCGTCGAGCAGCCCGGCCGTGGCCAGGTGGTCGGTGAGGCGGCCGTTGCCCCAGATGAGGATGTCGCCGCCGTCCTGCTCCTTGAGTTTGGTGATCTCGGCGGTGAGGTCGTCGCCCGGGACGACGACAGTGGGGTTCCACGCGGCGGTGTCGACCGGCTGGGAGGCCACCACGTACTTGGCCATGGCGTTGACGTGGTCGGAGTAGGGGTTGCCGCCCATGTTTGGCCAGGCCTGAGCCATGCCCTCGTAGGTGACGCGGTCCAGCAGCAGCGCGTCGCAGCCGGTGGTCAGGGCGAAGGCGTGGACGGTGTGCGGCGGGACCACGAGGGTGCCGCCGGCCTCGACCTCCACCACCTCCTCGCCCGCACCGCCGCCGACGGCCGGGCGATCCCGGTCGACGGGACAGCCCACTACCCCAACATGGAGCGCCCGGACGTCTTCAACCGGATCCTCGAAGGCTTCCTGCGCACCCTGTGACCCCCAGGCGGTGGCCACCGCCCGCGCTCTCAGCGTGTGGACGCGCACGAACGTGGTGGACGTGGACGACACCGGGGTCGAGGAACAGCGGGACACGTGTCAGAGCGCGGCCCGGACGCCGTCCTTCGTCGGCTTCTCCAGGGTCGCCCGCCGCGCGCCCTTGACGAGCAGCGCCATGCTCGTGAGGTAGGCGAGAGCGGCCAGGGCGGTCTGGGTCAGGACGGCGGGGACATACCAGGACATGGCCGAGGCGAACCCCTCCGGGGGGATGCTCTCGTCGGGGATCTGGAAGGTGAAGAAGGAGGAGAACGACACGACCAGCAGCAGGAGCAGGAAGGGGAGGCCCACCAGTCCCAGACCGGCCAGCACCGGACCGGAGGAGGTCCTCCCGCGCCGCACGATCCAGGCCAAGGGCAGGGCGATCACCGTGACGACGACGAACAGCGCGGCGTGCGTCCAGATCACCGACAGGGCCCCGTCCAGGCAGGTGTCCCTGGCGTAGGCATCGCCGTGGTCCTCGCCGTTGTACTCGTTGGGGATCCGCAGCTGTTCCTCATCGAAGATCGAGCCGACCTGCCGGAATCCGACGAGGTCGAACACCATGACGCTCACTCCGGCCAGTGGCGGATAGGCCAGAAGGTACGGCACCATCCTGGGGACCGGTACGGCCCAGCCCTTCCCCGACGCCGATCGCAGGAGGACGACCACGCTCATCAGGTATGTCACGACCGCCGCACCCAGGACTCCCATGCGGGCCGGGGCGTACCACTCGGGGATCGTCCACGCGATGAGGTTCGCGGCCTCCTCCGTGTAGCCGGACGAGTGGACGACCTGGCTCAGGCTCGTGGAGGACGTCATGACGAGGCCCGTCAGGTAGGCGGGCGTGAGCACTCCCACGAGGATCAGCCCGGCGCTCGCCGCACGGGGCGAACCCCGCCACAGCGCGATCGTCGCGAACGCGAAGAGAACGGTGGCGGCCAGGAGGAAGACGGCGGCGGGACGTGTGTACTCGGTGGCACTCTGTCCGTACCGCAGCAGCTCGGCCTGCGCCTGCTTGGGCAACCACATGTTGTTCGTGGCCCTGAGTTCGTCCAGGAGATCCCGGAAACGCCGCGCGACCAGTTCGATCATTAGGCGGTCCACCAGAAAGACGATCAGGCCCACGAGGGCGACCTGCCCCGGAAGCGCGATCAGCCATTTCTTATCGGACTTTTCGATATATAGTCGTTTGATCCTCGACATGACCACAAGGTGGCGGTGCGGCTGTAGCGCCGCTGTAAAAGGTTCCGGTCGGTGCGGGAGAAGATCGCGGGCCAGGTGAGGAAGATGGCGAAGAAGGTGTGCGCCCTTCGCGGGGTGTGCGGGCAGGACGGCCGTCACCCTCCTGGACACTGCAGGTATGCATGACGAGAACTCCCGGTCAGGGGATCGCGCCGCCCAGGCGGGACCCGGCGGTGAGGGGCACTCCCAGCCAGGGGATCGCGCCGCTCAGACGGGACCTGGCGGTGAGGGTCAGTCCCGGCCAAGGGGGCGCGCCGCCCAGGCGGGACCCGGCGGTGAGGATCACGCCCTCCCCACCCCGGCGCCGTCCCGCGAACGGCCGGTGAGCAATACCCCGGCGCTGCTCGCCGAACTCGGCCTGGGCTACGTGCTGGACTGGACCAACGACGACCAGCCCTACCGGTTGAACGTGCCCGAGATGCTCAGCGTCCCCTACTCGGTCGAAATCAACGATCTTCTACTGTTCGGCAAGGGCTTCACCGGGTCGGAATTCCTGCAGATCATCAAGGACCAGTACGAGCAACTGCACGCCGACTCCGAGCACGGCGGCCGGGTGATGGCGCTGGCCCTGCACCCGTTCGTGACCGGCCAGCCGTTCCGGGCCAAGTATCTGGACCAGGCCCTGGAATACCTCGCGGCACAACCCGGCATATGGCTGACCACCAGCGACGACATCGCCGAGCACTACCGGCGCACGCTCGGGGAGCGCGCATAGCTCGGGAGCGCGCATAGGAGGTGCGGCGGCAGCACGCCGGAAGGACCTCGCGGGGGTGCGGCGACGTACCGGACAACAGTCGGTCATCCGGTACGTCCACACCGGTGACGGTGGGGGAGCCGGCCACGTCACCCGGAGACCCTCTCCGCCCCCGAGGCGGCGCCGCGCTCACCGGCTCACTGGCTCACCGCTCACCGGCTCACCGCGGAGGCCAGGGCACGCACCCGCTCGGCGTGACGGTCGTGGCCGATGACGATCGGCGGCTCGTTGTACGGCATGGCGTCGGAGGAGCGGCGCAGCTTGACGTACTGCCCGCAGGCGTCGACGGCGTAGGGCTCCATGTCGTCCTGAAGCGCGCCGATCACCGTGATCCCGTACGTCTCGCCGATCCGGCGGAACAGCGCCACCGCCTCCCTGCGGTGCTCCTTGCCGAGGTTGCGGCCCAGCTCGTCGAGGACCAGGCACAGGTGCCCGCCGCCCGAGGACGCGATCGCCGCCGCGCAGACCAGCTTCACCGCCTTCTCGTCCATCAGCGCGGTGTTGGCCCGCCGGTTGTACGGCACGAAGCCCTGCCCCTCGCCCCTGCGCCACTTGGGCGTCACCCGCCACGCCCAGCGCTGCTCGGGGTCGGCGGGCGCGGGCGGGACGGGGAACTCCAGCGTCGCGCCGTAACCGCCGTAGGAGGTGTCGAGCTTGTCGAACTCCTCGGCCACCCGGGTCAGCCGCGCCCTGATCGCGGCGGTCAGCGCGGCCCGGTGCACGGCGGTGGACTGGGCGGCCTCCTCGGCGCCCCTGGCGGCGGCCGTCAGGTCGCGCTGCCGGGTGACGATCTGCGTCTCGATCTGGCGGCGCCGGTGCCGCTCGTACTCCTCCTGGCCGCGCAGGTAGGACGCGAGCGCCGAGCACACGCCGGGGAACGTCGCCTGCTCGCGGGCGGTGCGCCCGGCGCCGGGCGCGGTCCGTTCCCTGACCAGGAAGCGCAGCTCCTCGGGCATCTCCTCGTCCTCGCCGGGGAAGGTGTCGCGCAGCGCCTCGTCCAGGCGGCGCTCCGCGGCCCGCCACCACTCCTCGGACGTCAGCGGGCGCTCCTGCTCGTCCAGGGCGCCCAGCCATTCGCGGGCTCCGTCGACGGTGCCGCCCCAGTCACCGGCCAGCGCCTCCAGCCTGAGCGCGTCACGGTCCGCGGCGATCCTCGCCGCCTGCTCCGCCGCCTGGTCGCGGTCGAACTCGTGCCGGGCCCTGCGACCCTCCAGACGCTCGATCTCCATGCTTCTCGTGCGGGCCCGGAAGTCCAGGGCGCTCGCTCGGCGCTCGGCCTCGTCGACCTTCGGCGCGATCCCGGCCAGCACCTCGGACAGCTCGGTGAGCGCGGCCCGCCGCTCGGCCAGCCGCCGCTCGATGTCGGCCAGCTGCACGGACGCCTTCGCCCCCTCAAGCCTCCGGCCCGCCTCGGCCACGGCGTCCTCGGCGGCCCGTACGACCGCCGCCGCGCTCTCCTGGGTGTCACGTGCCCGATGCAGGCGCTGCTCGGCCGCTTTGATGCGGGCCTCCCTGCCGGTGACCGCCACCTCGAACGATCCCACGACGGTGACGCCCGCCGCGCTGACCAGCACCGATCCGGGCAGCGCGCCCAGTGCCCGCGCCGCGGCCTCCAGGTCGGCCGCGTCGACGATCACCGCGTGCTCGTGCGGCCACCCGCGAGCTCCCAGCGGTGCCGCCTGGCCACCTCGACGCTGCGCGGCCTCGTCGTCGCGCGCCTGCTCGGCGACGTCGATCGCGTCGAGCAGGCCGGTCGCCCCGACACCCGCCTCGGCGAGCGCGTTGAGCTGGGCCGCCGCCGGGCCACCCTCGGCGTCGTCCAGCGCGGCCTTCGCCCCCTCGGCCTCCCGGTCGGCCACGCCCAGCGCCTTCAGCGCCTCGTTCAGCCGCGTCCTGGCCTCGGCCAGCTCGGCACCCGCCGTCGCCACGTCGCGCCCGTCGGCCAGGCGGCGCTGCTCCTCAAGGCCGGGGATCCAGCCGCGCAGCTCGTCGACCGAGTTCTCCGCCACCGCCCGGTCGGCGTCCAGCTTCGCCGCGCGTGCCTGCAGGCCGGTCAGCTCCCTGCGGGCCTCGGCCAGCCCTCGCTCCAGCGTGTCGTCCTTGAGCGTGGTGATCTCGGCCCTGACCTCGCCGATCGCCTCCGTGGCACGTGCGCCCGCCGCGTGGACCCGCTCCAGCTCGATCGCGAGCGCCTCGTCCCGCTGCCCGGCGTCGGCCAGCCTGCGTGCCAGCCGCCCCCGCCAGCAGCGCATCGCGTCGGCCAGCCGGACACGGGCCCGGTCACGCCTGTCGAAGGTCTCCAGGAGCGTACGGGACTCGTCCTCGAACTCCCGGAGCAGCTCCACGGCCCGCGTCGCCCGCACCCGTCTGGCGTGCTCGTCGCGGCGGGCCTCCCGCTCCTGGTCGAGCTCGGAGTCCAGGCCGGTCAGCGCGGCGATCGCCTCGAAGACCCGCTCGGGGGAGATCTCGTTGAGCGGCTGGGAGAGCAGGTTGGTGGCGACCTTGCTCCGCACCGAGGTCGACAGGAACGACACGCACCTGACGCGGTCGCCGTACAGGAACCTGGTCAGGTCGCGCGCCACCACGTCGCGGCGTCCCGCCGAGCGGGGCAGCGCCGCCCACAGCTCGTCGGCCCGCGCCACCCGCTCCGCCTCCGAGGCCGCCGACGCCAGGTGCACCCCCTGGATCCACCGGATCTCCAGGTGCGGAGCCTCCTGGTTGATCCGCAGCCACACGGTCACCGCATCGTCCAGGACGGTGCCGTCCGGGGCAGCGCCGTCCAGGGAACCGGTGCTCGCGGAGCCGATGCCCGGAGAGTCGCTGTCCACGGGATCGCTGTCCACGGGGCCGCTGTCCACGGGGCCGCTGTCCACGGGGCCGGCGCTCACGGGGACGGTGTTCGCGGGGTCGGCGCTCGCGGGAACGGCGCGGACGGAGCCGGTGCGGACGGCGTCGGTGTGCGCGGCGTCGGTGTGTACGGAGTCGGCCGGGGCGAAGACGCCGATGATGTAGCCGTGGTCGGCGCTGGCCCACGTCCGGCCACCCCCGCCTGCCGCGAGCTCGGCGTTGAACAGCAGCTCCGAGACGGACTTCGCACCCGAGGCGAAACGCCACTGCTCGTCTCCGAGCAGCGCGGTGATCATCGCGATGAACGACGACTTGCCCGCGCCGTTGGAGTCCTTCGGCCCCGCGCCCGCGACCACGATCAGCGTGCCCGGCACGGTCGGCACCGGGTGGGTCGAGAGCCGCGAGATGTTGACCGGCTGCACGGCGATCAGCACCCGGTCACCCACCACGTTCTCGCTCGGTGCGGTGGCGCGGGTCGTCTCCACGGGGACCAATGTCGCCTGCGTCCCGCCCGCGCCCTCGGAGGCCCCGGTTTCCCCGCTCTCCGCCTGGCCCCTCATGGTCCGGGCGGCTCCGGTGACCTCGGCCTGGACGCGTTTGGTCCCGGACGTGCCGGTGCGGCTCTCCGTGGCCCTGGCTCGGCTCCCGCGTGAGCTCTTCGCGGCCTGGTTCCGCTGGTCGGTCAACCCCGTCGTTCCTTTCTTCCATCCTGCTTCCGGCGCGTGGAGCGCCGGATCCCCGGCACCTCGCCCCGGACTCGACTCATCGTGAAGGGCGGCCTTTTCACGCCCGCTCGACGCCTGGGCCACCGGGTCTCCGGCACCCCGTCGTCGCGGTCCGCTCACCGCCGGTTGGCCCGTACGGCCGCCGCCAGCGGGGTGTGCGGCCCCGCCGCGAGGATCAGCTCCTCCTGCAGGCGGCGCCTGGCCTGCGGGGTCAGCCGGTGGAACTGCGGCCCCGGCACGTAACCCCCGGCCTCCTCGCCCGCCTTCACCTGGGTCACCAGACCCGCGTGACGCAGGACGCGCAGCGCGGCGTCCAGCTCGCCGACCGGCAGCCTGGTGTGCCGCCGCAGCTCGTCGACCTGGGCGGGGAACGGCGAGAGCCAGCTGTCGGCGGGCAGCAGGCCGTCGGCCCGCGGGATCGCGACCGAGTGGATCAGCACCAGGACCAGAACCGCCCGCTCGGACTCACCCAGAGCCGAGCCCGCTCCCGAGGTCAACCCCGTTCCCGTTCCCGCTCCCGAACGCGCTCCCGTCCCCGCTCCCGAAGTCGTTCCCGCTCCCGAAGTCGTTCCCGCTCCCGAACGCGCTCCCGTCCCCGCTCCCGAAGTCGTTCCCGCTCCCGAACGCGCTCCCGATCCCGATCCCGACCCCGGCTCCGAGGGCACCCCCGCTCCCGCGAGCGTCTCGGGCGCGTAGCCCGAGGTCCACGCGTCGCGGTCGTGGATCAGGACCCGGCCGCGACGCTCCAGCATCTCGGCGAGCGCACGGCGCAGCATCGGGTCACGCAGCGCGGAGAAACGCGCCTCGTGCACCGGCTCGGCCGCGTGCTCCACCGCCATGAAGGCCGCCACGACCTCGGCTCTGCGCCGCTCGTCGAACGGGCCGAGCAGGTCCTCGTCCACCTCCTCGGGGACCGTGACACCGGCCCCCGCCTCCGCATCGTCAAGGGCGTCGTCAAGGGCGCCCTCGGCGACCGGAAGCACCTCCAGGCCGCCCGGAACCTTCTCGCCCGCGGGCAGGCGGCGCATCAGCTCCCGCAACTGGGCGTGTGACGCGGTGGGCCAGGAGGCGCACCGGGGGCCGAGCCGCACGAAACCGTCGGCGACCTCCAGCCAGGCCGAGTCGTGCAGACGGCGCAGCGCGCCGACCGCCCAGTTGCGCATGAGGTCGTCGCCGCGCCCGATCAGCGCCCGGTATGCCGACAGCACGTCGTCCACCGTGGCCGGGACGCCCGGCCAGGGGTCGGCGGCCAGGTCGGTCCAGCAGCACCGCAGCGCCGCGGCCAGCACCCGCCGGGTCTCCCCGGATCGTTCCACCGCCACCGGCGCGACCTGGTATTCCTCCAGGAGGGATGGGGTCGCCCCGTCGGGCCAGACCGGCAGCGCCAGGCCCGTCCCGTCGCCGCGCCCCAGCCGCGCCATCCCGGTGGGGGCCGCCTCTCCGGCCCCGAGTGGGAGAGGACCGCCCGCTCGGGCGCGGACGTGCGCCATCCGGGACGGCTCGGTGCCGGTCACCGAGGCCCGCGCGGACGTCCCGGCATCGGTCTCCGCAGGGGCTGCCGTCACCGTCCGTCCCGGCGTACCCGCATCGGTCTCCGCCCCGGCGGTCGTCACCGTCCGTCCCGGCGTATCGGCCTCGACGTCGGCCGCTCCCGCCGCCTGCTCGTACGTCGCTCCTGCCGCTGCCGCCCGCTCGTGCGCCGGGACCGTCTCGGCCGGGGTGTGTCGCGGATCAGCCGGCACCGCCGGTCCTTTCGAGATGGCCGTGGGAGAGCCAGGCGGGCTCGCCGCCGGGGTCGGCGGTGAGGCCGTCGGACCAGCGCAGGCGGTATGGGGAGTCGGGACGCAGGTCGGCGGAGACGAGGTCGGCCAGCAGGCGGCGGGCGGAGACCCACTCGCCGTCGGCGGTGAGCAGCTCCTCCAGACGGGCGGTGGAGCGCCCGGCGAGCGCGGCCTCGGCCACGGCGGTCAGGTGGTCGAGCCCGTCGGTGCCGGGGACGTGGGTGTCGGCGGGGCCGGGGTCGGGCAGGGCCGAACGCGGGGGAGTGGGCTGGGCGGGCGCCGGGCGCGGACTCTCGTCCACGGCCCTGACGATCGCCGCCGGGTCGTGCCAGGGGGCGGGGGCGTCGAAGACGAAGCCGTCGAGCACCGAGGCCAGGCGCTCCTTGCTCGCGGTCTGAGCGAAGGTACGCCAGGTCTCGGCGGGGAGCAGCGTCAGGTTTCTCGTCGTGCCCGCGGAGTCGGCCAGGCGCCCGGCGGCGCGGCGCGAGGCGTCGCTGTAGGAGTAAATCGAGGCGCGCAGCTCGGTGCAGGTGCGGTCGAGGTCGGGCCAGCGGGTGAGGATGGTGCCGTGCAGGCTCTGCGCCCGCCGGGCGATCTCCTCGGTGCCCCACAGCTTGGGCGCCTGCTCGCGCAACTCCTCGATGGTGCCGCCGGTCAGGGTGATCAGCTCCAGCGCCCACAGCCGGAAGGCACGCGACAGGTTCTGCGCGCTGACGCGGGCCTCCTCCATCGTCGTGCGGGGGTCGGCCACGTTGAGGTCTTCGAGCGCGAGCAGGCGGTGCATCTCCGACTGGCCGCCGTCGTCCATCATCCGGCGGATGAACATCAGCCCCACCACGCTGGTGAACGACGCGCGGTAGCGGAGCTGGTTGGGTTTGGGAAACACCTCGCGGATCGCGCCGAGACCGCGCAGGACCCGGAGCCGGTTCTCGAACCGGTCGAGCGGGTAGGCCCGGCAGACGTGGCGCATCTGCTCGTGGGTCAGCCACTCCTCGCCCGCCTCGGCGAACGCCGCGAACAACGTCTCGGCGATGTCGACCAGCGCGGGGTCGTCCACCACCGCGCCGCTGTCGCGGGCGAGCGCCGCGAACATGCGGCGGTAGGTCGAGAGCACGGCCTCCTCGGTGAGGGCCGAGTCGAGCGTGATCTCGTGGTTCGTCTCTGGCACGCGCCCTACCGTAAGGCTTGCGCCCGACAATCCTGACCCGGACCGCCGAGAAGTGCCCCGCGGAGAGACGCGGCCGGACACGGGCCGCATGGTTCGTCTGGTCCGGCGTCGGCGGCCCGCTCGGGCCTCCTACGGTCGTGACCCGCCCAGGTCCGATGTCGGGGGAGCAGTGGCGGGCGCGGGCAGAACCCCGGCCTGCCGGAGCCGGTCGCGGGCGGCCTCGATGGCCTTGGGAGTGGTGGCGAAGACACGGCCGGCCCGGTCGAGGTGGGCGATGACGCCGAGGGCGTGCAGGGGCTGGTGGTGGCCCT
This region of Streptosporangium sp. NBC_01495 genomic DNA includes:
- a CDS encoding chromosome partitioning protein ParA, whose amino-acid sequence is MTDQRNQAAKSSRGSRARATESRTGTSGTKRVQAEVTGAARTMRGQAESGETGASEGAGGTQATLVPVETTRATAPSENVVGDRVLIAVQPVNISRLSTHPVPTVPGTLIVVAGAGPKDSNGAGKSSFIAMITALLGDEQWRFASGAKSVSELLFNAELAAGGGGRTWASADHGYIIGVFAPADSVHTDAAHTDAVRTGSVRAVPASADPANTVPVSAGPVDSGPVDSGPVDSDPVDSDSPGIGSASTGSLDGAAPDGTVLDDAVTVWLRINQEAPHLEIRWIQGVHLASAASEAERVARADELWAALPRSAGRRDVVARDLTRFLYGDRVRCVSFLSTSVRSKVATNLLSQPLNEISPERVFEAIAALTGLDSELDQEREARRDEHARRVRATRAVELLREFEDESRTLLETFDRRDRARVRLADAMRCWRGRLARRLADAGQRDEALAIELERVHAAGARATEAIGEVRAEITTLKDDTLERGLAEARRELTGLQARAAKLDADRAVAENSVDELRGWIPGLEEQRRLADGRDVATAGAELAEARTRLNEALKALGVADREAEGAKAALDDAEGGPAAAQLNALAEAGVGATGLLDAIDVAEQARDDEAAQRRGGQAAPLGARGWPHEHAVIVDAADLEAAARALGALPGSVLVSAAGVTVVGSFEVAVTGREARIKAAEQRLHRARDTQESAAAVVRAAEDAVAEAGRRLEGAKASVQLADIERRLAERRAALTELSEVLAGIAPKVDEAERRASALDFRARTRSMEIERLEGRRARHEFDRDQAAEQAARIAADRDALRLEALAGDWGGTVDGAREWLGALDEQERPLTSEEWWRAAERRLDEALRDTFPGEDEEMPEELRFLVRERTAPGAGRTAREQATFPGVCSALASYLRGQEEYERHRRRQIETQIVTRQRDLTAAARGAEEAAQSTAVHRAALTAAIRARLTRVAEEFDKLDTSYGGYGATLEFPVPPAPADPEQRWAWRVTPKWRRGEGQGFVPYNRRANTALMDEKAVKLVCAAAIASSGGGHLCLVLDELGRNLGKEHRREAVALFRRIGETYGITVIGALQDDMEPYAVDACGQYVKLRRSSDAMPYNEPPIVIGHDRHAERVRALASAVSR
- a CDS encoding dihydrofolate reductase family protein: MGCPVDRDRPAVGGGAGEEVVEVEAGGTLVVPPHTVHAFALTTGCDALLLDRVTYEGMAQAWPNMGGNPYSDHVNAMAKYVVASQPVDTAAWNPTVVVPGDDLTAEITKLKEQDGGDILIWGNGRLTDHLATAGLLDEYRIWIYPVLKGQGEPLFRPESVTGMKLADTTTFTSGVTVLAYQPTSD
- a CDS encoding DUF4267 domain-containing protein, whose protein sequence is MSLKTVNTALTTAGILFILYFGTSFVLTPETVAPGFGLPGWPSGDGDGFLILKGIRDIAGGLVLGVLLLTGHRRALGWVLLVEALIPFGDMTNVLAHDGSAAAAFGVHGLTAVLMVVTGLLTLRETREATTAPPSAPVPAVR
- a CDS encoding hemerythrin domain-containing protein, with the protein product MSVNTQDMEIVHRALRRESRLLTELVAAVAPGDTARAKVIAGHFRVYQVGLKNHHEGEDELLWPPLLSRVDLEADIVLRMEAQHERIAATLTRLDTAVPVWEATAGADERDTLVAALAEHRAVLLEHLDDEESALLPLAAEYITEREWASLGDHLVANTPKLTLLTLFGLVLEDANPAERATLLSGLPAPVRGVWHVIGRPRYARHIRRVRAA